A portion of the Lolium rigidum isolate FL_2022 chromosome 1, APGP_CSIRO_Lrig_0.1, whole genome shotgun sequence genome contains these proteins:
- the LOC124682772 gene encoding pathogenesis-related protein 1-like translates to MEAPKLAILLALAMAAAMVNPSQAQNSAQDYLSPHNSVRAAVGVGAVSWSTRLQSYAQSYANQRIGDCKLQHSGGPYGENIFWGSGSGWKAADAVNLWAGEKSDYDYGSNSCAAGKQCGHYTQIVWRATTSIGCARVVCNNNAGVFIICSYDPPGNFVGQKPY, encoded by the coding sequence ATGGAGGCACCCAAGCTAGCAATTTTGCTGGCCCTAGCCATGGCAGCCGCCATGGTTAATCCTTCCCAGGCGCAGAACTCGGCCCAAGACTACCTTTCACCCCACAACTCTGTCCGCGCCGCCGTCGGTGTGGGCGCGGTGAGCTGGAGCACAAGGCTACAGTCGTACGCCCAGAGCTACGCCAATCAGAGGATCGGCGACTGCAAGCTCCAGCACTCCGGCGGACCCTATGGTGAGAACATCTTCTGGGGATCCGGTTCAGGCTGGAAGGCGGCGGACGCGGTGAACTTGTGGGCCGGCGAGAAGAGCGACTACGACTACGGCTCCAACAGCTGCGCGGCGGGGAAGCAGTGCGGGCACTACACACAGATTGTGTGGCGCGCGACGACGAGCATCGGCTGCGCTCGCGTGGTTTGCAACAACAACGCGGGCGTATTCATCATCTGCAGCTACGATCCCCCGGGCAATTTCGTTGGACAGAAACCATACTAA